The Pirellulales bacterium nucleotide sequence TTCATTCGTTCCCGCGCCATGCGCTCGCGCACTGGATCACCGCCGTGAAGCATATGCGGTTCGATGAATCCGATCTGTTCATCCCATGCTTCCGACCAATGGCCTCTGGAATCACCCGGCAGCCACAGACCGTAGCCGGATTTCACGTAATGGTAACCTAGGGTTCTGCCCATGAAGGCAGATTAAATTGATTGGTCGAGGCGGTGTCAATTGGCGGTTCCCGCCGATGCCATCGGCGGCTTTACAACGCGCTTAACTCATGCTGGCCAATCCCAGCACTTTGCGAATGGCGGTCACGGCCACCTCGCCGAATTGCCGCGCGGGGATTTGCCAGATGGCCGGGTTCATCAGCTCGACCGAAACACAGCCACGGTAGTCGATTTCATGTAGCCGCTCCACAATGGTGAAGAGCGGAAAATCGCCATCGCCGGGAAGAATGCGGTCGCCGTCGGCGGCAAATTCGCGCGCCTGCCACACCAAATCGCACAATTGCACGTGGAATAGTTTGTCGGCGGTGAGATACGCCAAATCGGACTCTTTGCTCGGGCCTGTGAAAAAATGAAACGCATCAAGGCAGAGGCCCAGGTGCGGGCTGGCAATGGTTTCGACGAGCGCGGCGGCAGATTGCAAATTGTTGGGATACGTGGCTTTCGCCTGAAATTCCAGCGCGAGCCGCAGGCCGTGCTCGCCGGCTTTGGCGGCCGCCTGAGTTAGCGACGCTTGCAGGCGGCCGAAAGCTTGTTCGTCGAGCGGGCCGAGCACGTCGCCGGCGATAATTACTGTGCCAATTCCCAGAGTGCGGCACAGTTCCAGGCGGCGCTCGAAGTGATTCCAGTGTTCTCGCCGGGCATCGCCTTGCGAAATGAGCAGTCCGCCTTGGAAACTGGCCACCGGTGCGGACACGTTATTATTTTCCAGCAACCGCCGTGCATCGTCGACACGGTGCGATTGCAGATAAGTTTCCAGCTTCGTGAGCCAGATTTCGATCGCTCCGCAATGGCCGGCGGCGTAATCTTCGACGTCTTTTTCAAACGGCGAAGGTAGCGAACAGACTTGGCTGAGCGCAGGAAGCATGCCGATTAATCACCACGGAGCCACGGAGGGTACGGAGCAGCAGAATGACCAATTCCCAAGCACCAATGACCAATGAAGACAATCAGGGATCAACATGCATTGGTCATTGGTCCCGGCGCGCCGGGATGGTCATTGGTCATTTTTCGATGCGTTTGCGGATTTCGTCAACGATGTCGTCGGCCTTAATGCGCGATTGCTGGAGCGAATCGCGGTCGCGGAGGGTGACGGTTTTATCTTGCAGCGATTGGCCGTCGACGGTGATGCAAAACGGCGTGCCGGCTTCGTCCTGGCGGCGGTAGCGGCGGCCGATGGCCCCTTTCTCGTCGTAATAAACGTTCATTTGCTGCTTGAGCGCCCGATAGATTTCCTGGGCCATTTCCGGCATGCCGTCTTTTTTCACCAGCGGGAAGACGGCGGCTTTCAGCGGGGCGATGCGGGGATGAAATTTGAGCACCACGCGGGTTTGCATTTCGCCCTTTTCGTCGGGCGCTTGATCTTCGTGATACGCTTCGCACAAGAAGGCCAACGTGGCGCGATCGGCGCCAGCGGCGGGTTCGATGACGTGGGGAGTGTAGCGCTCCTTCTTCATGTCGTCGAAGTAGGTTAAATCTTTGCCGCTGCCACGGTGGCGTGGCTTGCCGTCGGGGCCTTTTTCCAGTTCCAGCGGGCGCGTTTTGGGATCGAGCTTGCCTTCCATGTGGCTGCGCAAATCGAAATCGCCGCGGTGGGCAATGCCTTCCAGTTCGCCGTATTCGCCGGGGCCGAGAAACGGAAACGCATATTCGATGTCCGACGTGCCGCAGGAATAGTGACTGAGTTCGTCCTGGCCATGCTCGCGGAGTTGCAGGCGATTGCTGGACAAGCCGAGGTTGGTGTACCACTTCATGCGGCGGTCGCGCCAGTAGGTGTACCACTGCTGCGATTGGCTGGGATGGCAGAAAAACTCCATCTCCATTTGCTCGAATTCGCGGCTGCGGAAGGTGAAGTTGCGGGGCGTGATTTCGTTGCGAAAGCTTTTGCCCATTTGGGCAATGCCAAACGGCACTTTCACGCGGCTGCTGTCGACCACATTTTTGAAGTTGACGAACATGCCTTGAGCGGTCTCGGGCCGCAAATAAGCGGCGTCTTCCTCACCGCCGAGCGCGCCGATGATGGTTTTGAACATCAGATTGAAATCGCGCGGCGGGGTGAGTTGGCACTTTTCAAACTCGCCGGGATGTTTGCTTGGTTTCAGCGGACACTGGCTGGTCGGAATATGATCGACTCGGAACCGGCCTTTGCAGCCTTCCGTGCGGCAATCGACCATTTTGTCGACGAACAAATCGAAATGGCCGGAGCATTTCCACACCTGCGGATGCATGATGATGGAGCAATCGAGGCCAACCATTTCGAACGCTTCTGGAGCGCCGGGGGGAGCGGCGATATCGTCGTGGCCGGTGACCATGTCGCGCCACCAGGCTTCCTTGACGTTGCGTTTGAGCTCGACGCCGAGCGGGCCGTAATCCCAAAAGCCGTTGAGGCCGCCGTAGATTTCGCTACTTTGAAAAATAAAGCCCCGCCGTTTACACAGCGAGACCAGTTTGTCCATATCCATTGGAGAGGCCGGGGTTCAGAGTTCAGAAACCACGCCGTTTGCGGCTTAGCACGTCATGGCAGCATATCGTCATGACGACGGCCTGACAATGCGCCAATGGGCTGCGTCGAACACGGGGACAAAATCGTAAAGATCGATCTCGGAGGCATCAACAATATCCCGAGATAAGCCGACTCCGATTAAATTACTACCCCCTTGCGTATCCTTGAGCACTTCGGCCAGTCGCTGGTTCGCGCGACGGCCCGGCAGACGAATGTTCCCCATGGCATGGCGCC carries:
- a CDS encoding sugar phosphate isomerase/epimerase family protein, yielding MLPALSQVCSLPSPFEKDVEDYAAGHCGAIEIWLTKLETYLQSHRVDDARRLLENNNVSAPVASFQGGLLISQGDARREHWNHFERRLELCRTLGIGTVIIAGDVLGPLDEQAFGRLQASLTQAAAKAGEHGLRLALEFQAKATYPNNLQSAAALVETIASPHLGLCLDAFHFFTGPSKESDLAYLTADKLFHVQLCDLVWQAREFAADGDRILPGDGDFPLFTIVERLHEIDYRGCVSVELMNPAIWQIPARQFGEVAVTAIRKVLGLASMS
- a CDS encoding glycine--tRNA ligase, translating into MDKLVSLCKRRGFIFQSSEIYGGLNGFWDYGPLGVELKRNVKEAWWRDMVTGHDDIAAPPGAPEAFEMVGLDCSIIMHPQVWKCSGHFDLFVDKMVDCRTEGCKGRFRVDHIPTSQCPLKPSKHPGEFEKCQLTPPRDFNLMFKTIIGALGGEEDAAYLRPETAQGMFVNFKNVVDSSRVKVPFGIAQMGKSFRNEITPRNFTFRSREFEQMEMEFFCHPSQSQQWYTYWRDRRMKWYTNLGLSSNRLQLREHGQDELSHYSCGTSDIEYAFPFLGPGEYGELEGIAHRGDFDLRSHMEGKLDPKTRPLELEKGPDGKPRHRGSGKDLTYFDDMKKERYTPHVIEPAAGADRATLAFLCEAYHEDQAPDEKGEMQTRVVLKFHPRIAPLKAAVFPLVKKDGMPEMAQEIYRALKQQMNVYYDEKGAIGRRYRRQDEAGTPFCITVDGQSLQDKTVTLRDRDSLQQSRIKADDIVDEIRKRIEK